GTCGGTCCCCTTGTTGAGCATATTGATCCATCATGAGTCCAATTATCATGCCAGAAAGAAGCGTTTCTGCCAGAAACAACATGACACATGATGAAGGGACAAGCCAGGTCTCGCAGGTGCATCGCCATGTCCAATTCCCAACAGTAGTGAAATCAGCAGTCCAAAAGAGATTTTCCGGGACGTAATGACGCCTTACCCAAGCAACCCATAGGGAGCCCGAGCCAGCAAAAATGTTCCACAGGTGGTTGATTCCAAAAGCAATATTTAGTCCTGAAATCCGACGTAGACCCAAACCTCCACTCTCTTTAGAGGTGCAAACTGATTCCAATGCCACTTTTGCTCCACGAGCCGAGTCTGGCACCCCAGACCAGAGGAAAGCATTTAACATCTTTTCTAGAGCCTCTACACAACCCTTTGATAAACGAAAAACTGATGCCCAAAAGCTGATGATGCTGTAAAGTACACTGATGTTTATTATATTTGTTACACTAGAAATTATAGCTAATATCTATGTTAACAACTACTATATTTTTTAAATGATACATCAGTTGTTAACAACTTATAATAATGATTATTGTCTGATACATGTGTTTTTATTCGTTAACATAAATTTTAGCATTATTATATGTTACATGATAACTAATATTTTAGATTGATAGCTAATACTAAATTATAAAGACTGTTATTATGTATTGATTTGTTTAACACATATAACACTTAATTGGATATAGGTGAATTACCCACCCAAACGCCTCTTGGTTAGCTGAAAAATTGTTTGATTAATGGGTTGTTAGTTTGTACATCATATGATGCTTAGTTTGTTATGTGACAAATAAGTTGATACATGGTTTGTGATTTTGTGGAGCTAAATGAATACGAAAAAAATAAGAATAATGAGTTTATGTGGTGTATGTAGAAGAAAGAGAGTATGGAAAGAAAGAGAAGAGAAGTAAGAGAAAAGTGATTGTAAAAAGAAAGAGAAAGAAATTTGAAGGAGATTGTAAAAAAGAAGTGTGAAAATAAGAAATAGAGTGTAAAAAAAAAAAAAAAATCTTGTGTCGGTGTACTTTGTGATGAGTGTGTCAAATGGTGAAGAGCATTTTCGTCCATTATCGGACTCTATTGCGTGACTTGTATCTCAGCTGTCAATCGGAGGACAAGTCTTTAATATAGGTCTTATTTATGGGTAATCCACTAAATCTCCCTATTAAATTTAGGTGATTTTTGGAACCATTTATTATAATTACTTTATAATTAAATTGAAAACTTATGCAAAATATTTTATTTCTATTTTTTTTTAAATATGATATATAAATTTTATACTCCCTTCGTTTCATAAAAAAATGTCACTTTGACATTTTTCACACATATTGAAAAAATGATTAAAATACGTTAAAGTTCTTATTAGTTACATATATTCAACCAATAGTATTTGAGATAAATGAAATTATTTATAAAATCAATGTATTTGTAATTAACTTTTAGCTGAAAGTTGCATTGTAATTCTAAAATGACATTTTTTGTAACAAGAAAAAAAATGTTAAAGTGACAAAACAATTGGAATATCTCTTATTATTATGATAAGTAATTATATTTTTGCATGTGAGATAATAATAAATGACTATATTTGTATTATGTTAAAAACAAAGTAAAATTATTTATTAACTTATTACGTTTTATTTTATGAAATATAAATTCATATTTTGTTTTTTAAATATTAATTAATTTTTTGATTAACTAGATTGATTAAGGATGAAATATTTGGCAAAAAAAATTATTGAGTTCAAAAAGAAACGAGATATCATAATATAAAAAACAACAACAATAGAACCACATGGCCCTATCCTCATATTCACACAACGAAATGAAAACCCATATGTATAAATAGATAGAAGAAATATACATTCATTTATCATAAATCTGCTAAAAATACTTTGTTATTTTGGTTTCACTTTCACATGTTAAAAACTCGACAACCGAACAAACTAAACCACCTACCCGTCGCTAACTAGCAACAGCTTAATATTCTGGATTAGTAAGAACCTAGAAATTAAATTTTTTGATTTTATTTGTATCCAATCATTATTTTTCCCCTCCCTCACCTCATTTCAAAGTTAAATACGCCTCAGAGCCAAGTAAGCCAATACTCTATAACTAGCAAACATGAAAAACAAAACACTAACGCTCGTCCACATCCCAATGTCTCCAACCACTTCCTCCTCCATAAACCTACACCCAGCAGTCATAGCCGTTCCTTGCGTTCTCTTGGGCTCACATCCAAACATCCTCAATATCTCATCACCATTACCATACTGGATTGCAATTAACAGACGGTAACAATAAAACGTCGTGGAGATGTATTTCATCCACACCATTCCATAAGGCACTTTGTTCACGTAGTAACCACCGGTTAAAACAAACGCTAGCATTGTCACAGTCACGATCGTGGAAGCTTTCTTTGCGTCCATGATCGCTGCGCCAAGGGCAAGTCCGAGTCCTTGGGATGCTAAAACGTATAGTAGTAGCACGAAGAGGGTGAGGAGGAAAGGGACTAGCCCTGGACGTAGACCGACCATCCAATAAGTTAGCGTCAAGAACACTGCCGGGAGAACGAGTTCCATGGAGAGCGATCCAATGACATGAGCCATGAAGTAAGATGAGAGTGTGTACATACCGGACGAGCGTTCTCGAGTGAAGATGGCTCGTTCTTGCGGAAACGTGAAAACTGCGTTAAATGACGGAATTACCCCCCAGAAAATGGATATGAAGAAGAGTAGTCCTAGTCGGTCCTGTAACAAAACATTATGTTAAAAAACACCAAACCATACAACAATATGTTTTATTTTTCTATTTATATATGATTAGTAATGTTTGTGTACTTACGTGTACGTCTCGATAATCTGAGTGCCACCACATTAGACCAGAGAGTAGTGAAGACGCTATCACTTGGAAAACGCGAAGTGCATCGAAGGATTCGTGGCGCCGTTCTTTAAGAAGTCTGTGGAGGAGAATGCAAAGTTGGCTGGACCATGTTGTGATACCTGACGTTATTCCATGTTCGTTCTCTCGCGTTTTTACAAAACGCATGTTCTCTCCAAGAGAAGGTGCCGCATCGATGCAGGTTTTGACGTTTGGGGCTAGCAATGTATTATAAGCTACAGCCAGCGTCTGTTTCACGTTTGGCTTTTCCCGTTCTGTCATGCCGTCAATTTGACAAACTCCTGCATAGGTTAACAAATCTCAATCAGTTTAGAGAAGCTACGTATAATAATCAATAAAACTTGAGGAAAATTAAGCTAAAAATCAGGGAACTGTTTTCATGTATTTGCTAACCAGTAGTGAATTTCATTCAAAAAAAAAACAGTAGTGCATAACAAATAGCCATGATTAGCTGGTACCTACTCAATCAAATAATCCAAAAGAGCCAGACCGGTTAACCAATTAATGGACCAATAAAAGTGTTATTAATATCTATCAAACTATATATATTAATGAAATTAACCACTCAAATTATCATCCAAATACACGAAAGTTAACTCGGCAATGGCCAATGGAATAATTAATTAAATATCCTAAATATAAAAATGGAAAAGACAATTCAAAGTGGCATTCCATCAAACAGAGATGAGGGCGAATCAACCAATCGTCTTTTTGTTTCTTTGACGGCACCAATCGTATTGTTTGGACCGACCAATTCCCCTATATTCAAACAGGTTTTGACACCATATTGGATTAATCTAACAAAAGTAAATATCTTTAAACCAAATAAATTGACTAATAAGTAATGGAGACTGAGTTTGCAGTAAAACTGACCAATCAAGTTGGAGAAGCGAGAGAGTCCACCCAAGAACGCACAAGGTCACCACTACGGTTCTTAATTTTAGCTTCTTCATTGATTCCAATTTCTTAATATTGCAAAATCTTGAGCATCAAATAATCTACTATATATTTGAATTCCACTTTCGGAAAAATATTCTGAATAGTTTCAATTCCTAACACGTGTTAAGCTTTACTTTTCCTGCTAAAGAGACTCGTTTCCCATGCAACTATCTATTGCATATGGGCTGAAAGAAACAAACGACTTCATGATGGTACGTCGTCAACTCCCGCAACGATTTGCAAGCTTATTGATCGCAACATCAGAGACACTATCTTGGAGAAACGGCACAAGAAGAACTACAAGACCCTTATGCTATCATGGCTAAGGAACCTCTAGAAAGTTTTAATTCTTCTTCTTCAATGGACTTCACCTTATTTTTATTCTTTTTGCCAAGGTGATCTCCTTTTTGTTTTAAAATTTTTGTAAAGTTTGCAAACTCTTCTCATATTTAATATGAAATTCACATTTTGGCAAAAAAAAAAAAAAATATCAACGGAATTAAAATGAATTTCAGCGAACAAAAGTTTTTGATAGTCAATAAATAAATGAATAATGCATAGTCAAGTAGTCGACAAGTGTAGTCAAGTCATCAAATCTCATAAGCCAGCTTTTGAAAAGGCAATGATTTTGGAACAGAAAATTTAATTTATGTTGTTCTTTTCTTTCAAATTGATCAATAAGTTAGGGCAAGTGGTATTTACTGTTGTACTTTGACGTATATCTAACATTTCTGATGAAAATATAGCAAATACTTCCAATAACTAATAACTAGTCAAACAATATTCTTGCTTAGTACACCATGTGATTATCAACTTTCCAGCCATGAAAAATCACATACATTTACACATACATATCTGAAAATATATGCATATATTGTATATATGCAATAGATCGAGTGGTCATGTGGATGGTTGGTCCAATTAGAGGAAACTTTTTCATAAAGATAATGATTCAAAGAAAGATTGAATGTGAAGAATATGGTTGTGAAGACAAAGAAACTATATGATGTTAAACATATGCCATTGCACGCAACAAACTATTTCTTTCTTTTTCATGACAAGCTATTTTATGTGCCATTTATACTCCCTATCTTATATGATATGAATGTGTCTCTTTAGGTTGAAACTGTAAGTAATTCCCCACAATTCATTTTCTTTTCCCTATCTGGATAAAAACTATATTGCTTCGATGTGGATTGAGTAAGGAGGAGTGAAAACCACGAGTTAGATGCCAAGGTGTGATTGGGTACTTTAGGCGGTTACCCATTAACGTAAAAGTTTCCCAAGTCAAGGATGAATGGAAAAACGAAAACTATAGAACATCTAAAGCCATGCCCACACGTGGAGCTCAAAGGCCAGGCATAAATAAAAGAGGGAAAGAGTAAGAAGGCTGCTTTCATTAACAAGTAAAAGAAGGTTGCATTAGTTGGCTGAAAAAGGATTAAGAGACAAAATTGAAAAAAGCTTGGGTAGTGCAAACAAAAAAAGAAGAACTTACTTTTTGAAAAAGTTGGATAAAGAGGAAACAGAAACACAAAACACAGAGAGACAGAGTTTGTGAAACCCATAACGTCATTTTGTAACACAGATTAGACACGTTGTGTTTTCTTCTAGTTAACCCGTTAAAAATAAAATAAAGAGCATCTTGTTCTGATTTATTATGAAAAGAATAAAAGAAAATCATGGTTTAATAGTGAAAATGTGTAATGAGATAAGTTTTTTTTATATAAAAGCAAAGAATAACATTTATTCAGATGATATATAATAAGCCAAAAGTTACACCAAAAAAATATAATAAGCCAAAATTGAAACCCAAATACCTATGGCATACATATCATACTCGAAAAGAGAGAGAGAAATAAAGACATAACACGTTCCCAGTTGGCCATAATTATTAACATCAAAAAGCCACCGTTCAATTATCAACTTTACTTTTAAAAATGTGGCACAATTAGTAGTATATAAACTTATAATAAAAATTGACCCAAAAAAACTTATAATAAAATAAACAATTACTAGATATGACCATAGAAGAAATTTTATTTAATACTGCTGAATACTAATAGTATAACGCTAGCGCTTTGTTTAAAAATTTAAAGTACTAAACTCCGAAATAACAAAGCTATAACCAAAGTAAATCACAAGCCATCACGACGACCAGGGTCCAAAAGAGACACATATAATAGCTTAGACTTGTATAGCTTTCATCGT
This genomic interval from Brassica oleracea var. oleracea cultivar TO1000 chromosome C2, BOL, whole genome shotgun sequence contains the following:
- the LOC106319349 gene encoding ABC transporter G family member 25-like; protein product: MSSFDGVENQRNGLDLSARLPQDPREPRSILSSSSPCFPITLRFVDVCYRVKIHGKTGESGKIQRLLGLDHKPSDETTSTEERTILNGVTGMVSPGEFMAVLGPSGSGKSTLLNAIAGRLHGPGLTGKILMNDVKPTKQTLKRTGFVAQDDLLYPHLTVRETLVFVALLRLPRSLTRHDKIKAAESVISELGLEKCENTVVGNTFIRGISGGERKRVSIAHELLINPSLLVLDEPTSGLDATAALRLVQTLAGMAHGRGKAVVTSIHQPSSRVFQMFDTVLLLCEGKCLFYGKGRDAMAYFESVGFSPAFPMNPADFLLDLANGVCQIDGMTEREKPNVKQTLAVAYNTLLAPNVKTCIDAAPSLGENMRFVKTRENEHGITSGITTWSSQLCILLHRLLKERRHESFDALRVFQVIASSLLSGLMWWHSDYRDVHDRLGLLFFISIFWGVIPSFNAVFTFPQERAIFTRERSSGMYTLSSYFMAHVIGSLSMELVLPAVFLTLTYWMVGLRPGLVPFLLTLFVLLLYVLASQGLGLALGAAIMDAKKASTIVTVTMLAFVLTGGYYVNKVPYGMVWMKYISTTFYCYRLLIAIQYGNGDEILRMFGCEPKRTQGTAMTAGCRFMEEEVVGDIGMWTSVSVLFFMFASYRVLAYLALRRI